One part of the Vitis riparia cultivar Riparia Gloire de Montpellier isolate 1030 chromosome 8, EGFV_Vit.rip_1.0, whole genome shotgun sequence genome encodes these proteins:
- the LOC117920252 gene encoding agamous-like MADS-box protein AGL80 yields MALSNLCGVEAAMVIFCPDDEPAFWPSKPAVEQLFRRYEEIPVMERSKKMLNQENFLRERIAKIREQTRKSLKRSLEMEMNDLVYQIVNGNQMYELPISDLTNVMRFLEEKNSEVCKRAQHLHEFPPLSGNGTSSSPSLPPGLISAPEGAAPSGGLDTEGTGTIDKPMSNKWIIDKSLVNNIAGNSG; encoded by the coding sequence ATGGCGTTGTCTAATCTGTGTGGGGTGGAGGCTGCTATGGTCATCTTCTGTCCAGATGATGAACCAGCATTTTGGCCTTCTAAGCCAGCGGTGGAACAACTATTCAGGAGGTATGAAGAGATCCCTGTTATGGAGCGAAGCaagaagatgttgaatcaaGAGAATTTCCTGAGGGAGAGGATCGCCAAGATTAGAGAACAGACAAGGAAGAGCCTGAAGAGGTCTCTAGAGATGGAGATGAATGACCTCGTATATCAGATTGTTAACGGGAATCAAATGTATGAACTTCCCATTAGTGACCTGACTAATGTGATGCGGTTCTTGGAAGAGAAGAACAGTGAAGTATGCAAAAGGGCCCAACATCTTCATGAGTTTCCTCCCCTTTCCGGGAATGGTACTTCATCATCACCGTCTCTTCCTCCTGGCCTGATCTCTGCTCCGGAAGGGGCAGCCCCATCGGGAGGCCTTGATACAGAGGGAACCGGTACCATCGACAAGCCTATGAGCAATAAGTGGATCATTGATAAGAGCTTGGTTAACAATATTGCTGGTAACAGTGGTTGA